Part of the Gammaproteobacteria bacterium genome is shown below.
GAACCAACCCGCACGTTGATCTCTACCAGCGTGGTGAAGAGGCGGCGCGCTCAATGCTCGAGATGTTCGACGGAGTCCAACCGACAAGTTACCGGATTCGCCTGCCACTGGTCGCTCCATCGGTAACGCAACTCACAGCACCTGGTTACCCTTACGGTGAACTGATCCAACGCGGCCAGACCCACGTTGACGACATCGTTATGAATGTCACCATTCTCGCAGGATTCGCTTTTGCAGACACGCCTAAAAATGGAATGACCATTATCGTAACCACACGAGATGATCTTAAACACGCCAAGGAGTTGGCGACTGAACTGGCGGAGGCAGGGTGGTTGGATCGAGCCCGCTACCGACCATCCATGATTTCGCTGGACGAAGCAATCAGGCTAGCTTGTGACACAATTCAGACCCCTGCGTTGCCGGCGATTCTGTTTGCCGATCCGGCGGATAATCCGGGCGGTGGTGGGCGAGGCAATACGACTACTATTCTGAGCGCATTCCTGGAGGCCGGGATAGATGATTGTGTGCTGGCCGTGTTCTATGATTCCATCGCAGTCAATGCCGCGTTTGTCGCGGGTGAGGGTGCATATTTATCATTAACACTGAACTCGGCCGAGGATAGTCAGTTTTCGGAACCACTCGATGTAACAGCTCGTGTAGAACGTTTGTCCAATGGTCAGTTTGTTGGTGAGTACGGTATGGTTGCCGGCAAGACCGTGGAAACCGGCTGCACGGCCGTACTGGATGTTGGCGGTGTGCGCATCGTCGCTGTTTCACAGCGTCAGCAATGCTTGTCGACGGATTATCTGACTGCTTTCGGCATTGATCCAGCCAGCTGCCGTGTGATTGTGGTCAAGAGTCGGGGCCATTTTCGTGCCGGGTTTGAACATCTGTTTAACCCGGACCAGATTTATGAGGTGGATGTTGCCGGTCTGACGTCACCAAACCTAGCTACGTTCGGCTGGCAATATTTGCCGCGCCCAGTCTTCCCTCTGGACGAACATGCAGCGTGGTCTGTAGATCAAGCTTAATCTTTCCGAAAGTCAGCGGTTTAGGGTAAAACTTTGTTTTCAAGATTGTCTCTAAATCGTGATACATTGATAGCGTTGTTTGATTAACGATAAATCCCCGTTGAGGGTTAAAGGAGGAGAATTATGCGTAAGATCACTCATGTCGGAATTGCAGCACTCACGGCATTCGTTGTTTCAACCAGTGCCATGGCGGAAACGGTAACCATCGGTCTCCGTTCAGAACCATCGTCGATGGATCCCTATTTCCACAACTTAGGCCCCAACAACGCGATGCTAGCGCAGATTTTCGGTAAATTGATTGACTGGGGGCCGGCAATGGACAAGTTAATCCCGCGGCTCGCGACTTCGTGGAAAGCGATCAACGACACGACTTGGGAGTTTAAGTTGCGCCAGGATGTGAAATTCCACGATGGCAGTGACTTTACTGCCGATGACTTCATCTTCTCGTTTAATCGAGCTGATGGCTACACTGGTGGCAACTCGTCATTCCGCACCTACACCAAGGGCAAAACTGTCAAGAAGATCGACGATTACACCATCCACATTGTGACTGACGGGCCGTATCCGTTGATGCCGAACGAGATGACGTCGATCCTCGTCATGTCTAGTGAGGCAAAGGGCTCTGGCGGTGACGAGAATTTTGGCCTCAAGGCCAAGGACTTCAACAAGGGAATAGCCACGATCGGGACTGGCCCATACAAGTTCGTCGAGTGGAAAAAGGGCGACCGGCTGATACTCGAGAAATATGACGGTTACAAGGGTCCGCTGGGGCGGCCTTGGGATAAAATGGTATTCAGGTTCATCAAGTCTGAGCCTGCACGTACCGCGGCACTGCTCGCTGGTGACGTCGATATGATTGACAACGTACCGCTCACCGATATCGCTACCCTTAAGAGTAATCCCAATGTATCTCTGAGTCAGGGAGTGTCGAATCGTGTGATCTACATTCACATGGACCAGTTCAGGGATCAGTCGCCGTTCGTCACAGATAAAAATGGCAATCCAATTGATAAAAATCCGCTGAAAGATGCCCGCGTACGCAAGGCGCTTTCCATGATGATCGATCGTGATGAAATGGTCGACAAGGTGATGGAAGGAGTCGCGTTGAAGGCGGGGCAGTTGCTGCCGGAGGGATTCTTCGCTCGCTCACCGAATTTGAAGCCGGAGCCGTACGATCCTGAAGGGGCCAAGAAACTCCTTGCCGAGGCGGGCTGGGGCGATGGTTTCGGGCTGACCATTCATGGTCCGAACGACCGTTACATCAATGATGCCAAGATCTGTGAGGCGGTAGCCCAGATGTTGACGCGGAACGGCATACCGACCAAGGTCGAGACTATGCCTAAGAACATCTACTTCAAACGGGCCTCCAAGGGTGGTCCAGACAAGACGCCTGAATTCAGCTTTTTCCTGGTCGGATGGGGTTCTGGTACCGGTGAGCCTTCGTCACCGCTGAAATCGCTGCTCACGACTTACGATAAGTCCAAAGGTCACGGGGCGTCGAACCGTGGTCGTCATTCCAACCTAAAGATGGATGCATTGCTGGTCAAGGCGCTATCTACAGTTGACGATGCCGCTCGGGCTAAACTTCTGGCCAAGGCGACCGAAATCGGGATCGGAGAAGACCAGGGGATCATTCCACTGCATTACCAGGTCAACACTTGGGCGACCCGCAAGGGTCTGAAGTACAACGCCCGGGCCGACGAAAGCACTCGTGGTCTCGACCTGGTCAAGTCAAACTGACCAGTTCATAAGATAAAGCGGCCCGCTACGGCGGGCCGCTATTTGCCTATCGCCTTACGACATCGGAGCGGCCGATGACGGCTTTCATTATTCGACGACTGATGCAGGCGGGGGTCGTTGTCGTCCTGATGTCGTTTATCGTCTTTTCAGGTGTTTTCCTTGTTGGTGATCCGGTCGATATC
Proteins encoded:
- a CDS encoding M81 family metallopeptidase codes for the protein MKKVAICGFNLESNRFAPSCKRKDFEEHMYFRGEEISRQARIDRPSIHLGVCGFYKVMDDAFGGSSGWEACPAVLIGSTPAGPVEKSFFDEFLSELHRDLKAIGPVDGVYICQHGGAIATHSHDPDGEVFSTVRDIVGPSVPVIATLDLHANVSEEMMQATDILIGYRTNPHVDLYQRGEEAARSMLEMFDGVQPTSYRIRLPLVAPSVTQLTAPGYPYGELIQRGQTHVDDIVMNVTILAGFAFADTPKNGMTIIVTTRDDLKHAKELATELAEAGWLDRARYRPSMISLDEAIRLACDTIQTPALPAILFADPADNPGGGGRGNTTTILSAFLEAGIDDCVLAVFYDSIAVNAAFVAGEGAYLSLTLNSAEDSQFSEPLDVTARVERLSNGQFVGEYGMVAGKTVETGCTAVLDVGGVRIVAVSQRQQCLSTDYLTAFGIDPASCRVIVVKSRGHFRAGFEHLFNPDQIYEVDVAGLTSPNLATFGWQYLPRPVFPLDEHAAWSVDQA
- a CDS encoding ABC transporter substrate-binding protein, whose protein sequence is MRKITHVGIAALTAFVVSTSAMAETVTIGLRSEPSSMDPYFHNLGPNNAMLAQIFGKLIDWGPAMDKLIPRLATSWKAINDTTWEFKLRQDVKFHDGSDFTADDFIFSFNRADGYTGGNSSFRTYTKGKTVKKIDDYTIHIVTDGPYPLMPNEMTSILVMSSEAKGSGGDENFGLKAKDFNKGIATIGTGPYKFVEWKKGDRLILEKYDGYKGPLGRPWDKMVFRFIKSEPARTAALLAGDVDMIDNVPLTDIATLKSNPNVSLSQGVSNRVIYIHMDQFRDQSPFVTDKNGNPIDKNPLKDARVRKALSMMIDRDEMVDKVMEGVALKAGQLLPEGFFARSPNLKPEPYDPEGAKKLLAEAGWGDGFGLTIHGPNDRYINDAKICEAVAQMLTRNGIPTKVETMPKNIYFKRASKGGPDKTPEFSFFLVGWGSGTGEPSSPLKSLLTTYDKSKGHGASNRGRHSNLKMDALLVKALSTVDDAARAKLLAKATEIGIGEDQGIIPLHYQVNTWATRKGLKYNARADESTRGLDLVKSN